Sequence from the Streptomyces sp. NBC_00358 genome:
TCAGGGCGACGCGGCTGTTGTCGCGCGGGGTCGCCGCGCGGTCGGCGGAGCCGATGTCCTCCGCGCCCTTGCTCAGCGGACGGCCGTCGTTGTGGTCGATCAGCGCGGTGAGGGCCTTGGCGAGCGGCGCCCAGCCGTCCGTGCCGAGGCGGAGATGGTCGCTGACGGCGTACGCGAGGTCGTCGGCGTCGAGATTCCTGCCGACGCCGGCCGGGGCGGGCTTCTTCTCCAGGCGGTCGGCCAGGCGCGCCATGCGCCGCGCGGCCTCCTCGGGCCCGTCGCCGGTCGGGCAGTGGCGGATACGGGCCGCGCAGTGCGCGGCGAACCGGTCGAACGCCGCCTGGACCGCCTTGACCTGCGACACTTCCTTCTCGTCGTGGTCCTCGGTCGGATCGACGGACGCTTCGAGGACGAGCCGTCCGACGTGCGACGGGTACAGGTGGGCGTAGACCGCGCCGAGCGCCGTTCCGTACGAGACGCCGAAGTAGTGCAGCCGCTCGTCGCCGAGGAGGTAGCGCATCAGGTCGAGGTCACGCGCGGTGTGCGAGGTGCCGATGTACGGGAGGAGCGCCCCGGAGTGCTCGGCGCAGGCGTCGGCCCCGTCGTAGCCGGTGTCGTCCGCGGTCTTCCCGCATCGCACGGGGATGGTCGCGCCGACGCCGCGCGGGTCGAAGGAGACCAGGTCGTAGCGGTCGAGGAGCGGCTCGTACTCGTTGAGGAATTCGGGCAGTCCGCTCACGCCGGACACACCGGGGCCGCCGAAGTTGAGGACGAGCGAGCCGATGCGCCGGGCGTTCGGGCCGGTGGCCTTGCGGCGGATCAGGGCGACGTCGATCGTCCTGCCGTCCGGTTTCCGGTAGTCGAGGGGGGCCTTCATGGTGACGCAGTCGTAGCCCGTGCGCGCGGTGGGCGGCGAGGTGCACTTGTGCCAATGGAGGTGCTGGCCGGTGGTGAGCGCGGTGGGCAGACCGGCGGGCGGGTTGTTCGCGGTGAACTCCGTACGCGGCTGCGCACTCCGACCGGGAGCGTCGTGGTGGAGCCAGGTGCTGACGGACCCGATCGCGGCGAGGACGACCACCGCGATGATGCGCGCGCCGACCGAGAGACCCGGCCTGTGGCTTCGTATCGGATGTGCGTCACTCATCGAAATCCCCGCGCTCCCGCCCCTGGACGCCCGCCCCGTGCCCGCACGCCCGTATCCGTGATCGTCCGATCGTCGAATGCGTGCAGGATACAAGCCGCCTCCGACAGCACGGCCGGACGCCTGGCGTGCAATGTTCGGGGGGGGCGGCGGGCTCGTCACGGCCGGTCAGCCGGTGGCGGACGGGGACACGGCTCGACCACCGGCGCGCGGGCGGCGCCCAGGCCCGACAACCGGCGGTGCCCATGTCACTCGTAGTGGATGGTGTTCCGACTCGCGCCGACGGAGCCGGGTTCGCGGAGAATTCATCGGAGGTTCCCTCCACGGCGCCGACTTCGATCGCGGCGATGAGGTGCCGGAGCTCATCCGGGCGGCGCGGCAGGTGGCGCGTTCGCGTTCAGCGCGACGGTGGACCCGTCGAGCCTCGCGGGGTGAGGCTGGGAGTGGACACCTGGTGGGAAGCGGGTCCTTGGCCCGAGATGACGGCGAACAATGTACGCATCACCTCGGCTCCGAAGCCGTGCACATCGTGGCTCATCGCAGAGAGCGGGGGGTGGGTCAGACGGCACAACTGCGAGTCGTCCCACGCCAGCAGCGACAGGTCGCCGGGGACGGCGAGCCCGAGCTCCTGCGCCACGGCCGCGCCCGCCACCGCCATGATGTCGTTGTCGTAGACGATGGCCGTGGGCCGATCGGGAGTAAGGAGCAGCGAGCGGGTGGCGCGGGCGCCGTCCTCGCCCGCGAACCCGGTGGCCACCTGTGGGCCGCTCTCCAGCCCGAGTTCACGTCCTACCGACTCGAACGCTGTCGTGCGGATCCCACTGTGTCCGAGGCCGGCCGGGCCTCCCACTCGGGCGATGCGGCGGTGTCCGAGCGCGGCCAGATAGCGGACGGCTTCCTCGACCGCGGTGGCGTCGTCGGTCCACACGGACGTCAGGTCCCCGGTGAGGGAGGGGTGGCCCACGGCCACCGTGGGCATGCCGAGGTTCTCCAGCGCGGGGACGCGGGGGTCGTCCTGGTGGAAGTCGACGACGATGGAACCGCCGACCTGCCGACCCTGCCACCAGTGCTTGTAGAGATTGACCTCTTCGTCAAGATCTCGTACGAGGCGCAGTAGCAGTGAGTAGGACCGGTCGCTCAGTACGCTCTCGATACCGGAGATGAATTCCATGTAGAACGGTTCGAGCCCGAGCAGTCGTGCCGGCCTGCAGATGGCGAGTCCCACGGTGTCCACCCGGGTCCCGGACAGGCTGCGCGCCCGGCTGTTCGGGGTCCATCCCAGTTCGCGCGCTGCCTCGATGATGCGCTCGCGGGTGGCGGGGGAAACCCCGGGTTTGTCGTTGAACACGATGGAGACGGCTCCCGTGGACACCCCGGCGTGCCGGGCGACGTCCCGGATGGTGACACGGTCGGACGGAGCGCTCACGCCGGCTCCACGCAGAACAGCGCAGCCCGTACGGCCTGGACGTCACGCCCCGTCCAGCCGCGGACGCGGATGCGGACGTCTTCACCGGGGAGCAGGCTGGTCAGCCCGCGGTCCGCGGTCGCGTCGGGGGCCAGGCGGTCGGGCTGCAGCAGCAGATCGCGTACCAGGGTGTGTGCGGTGACCACGATGTCGACTCTATCGCCCTTCCCGTCCACCGGCTCGATCCGGACATCGAACCTCGGCCTCGGGTAGTCGAAGTTCCTGTCCGTCACCGCTATGTGCAGGGCGCGGAGCTCGTCCGCGTCGGCCACCAGGAACTCCCTGGGGGCTCCCGGGGCCAGAGCCACCTGCGGCGGAACTCGCGTCCGCGCGACGGAGCGGGGAGCGACCTCGACCTCCCAGGTACCGAGGCCGGTCTGTGAACCATCCGTCGTGAACCGGCGCAACGCGACTGCGGTGCTCCAGGGGTGAGCCGACTGGTTCACCAGGGTCACGGTCGGTCCGCCTGGGTCGGGCTGGATGGTGAGCAGGTGGTCGGCATAGAGGCGGCGGAGCTCGTGGTAGAGCGGCTTGAGCCGGCCGTCCCCGTCGATGGCGGACCAGGACGACACCGGCCAGCAGTCGTTGAGTTGCCAGAGTACTGTGCCCGCGCATTCGGGCCAGTGCGCCCGCCAGTGCTCGATCCCGGCGGCCACGGCGCGGGCTTGGACGAGCTGGGTGAGGTAGTGCCAGCGGTCGAAGTCCCCCTCGGGCAGGGCGAAGTGCCGGCCCACTCCCCGGTTGAGCTTGCCGTTGCCGTCTTCGGCCTTCTGGTGGTGGAGCATGCCGGGTGAGTCGGGCGAGAGTGTCTCTCCCGGCAGCGCCCGCCGTAGGGTCGTGATCGCGGGCGGGGCCTGCCAGCCGAACTCGGCGACGAACCGGGGCACGCTGTCCCGGTACTCGGCGTAGTCGCGGCGGTTCCACACCTCCCATGAGTGGTGGGTGCCGTGGGCCGGGTCGTTGGGGTGCCGCTCCCAGTCGCCCGACCATGGGCTTCCGGCGGTGTAGGGCCGGGTGGGGTCCAGTTCGGCGAGGATGCGCGGCAGCAGGTCGAGGTAGTACCCGCCGCCCCATGAGTCACCGCCCAGCTTCGGCTCCCAGCCCCAGTCGCGGAACCCCCAGAGGTTCTCGTTGTTGCCGTTCCACAGTACGAGGGAGGGGTGCGGCATGAGACGCACGACGTTCTCACGCGCCTCGGCGTCCACTTCACCGCGCAGTGGCTGCTCTTCGGGGTAGGCCGCGCATGCGAACGGGAAGTCCTGCCAGACCATGAGGCCGAGTTCGTCGCAGATGTCGTAGAAGGAATCGTCCTCGTAGATTCCTCCGCCCCACACGCGGACGAGGTCGACGTTGGCCTCCGCGGCCTGGGTGAGTCGTCGGCGGTAGCGCTCGGATGTGACCCGGGAGGGGAGGGCGTCGTCCGGGATCCAGTTCACGCCGCGCGCGAAGAGACGTTCACCGTTGACGATCAGGGTGAAAGCGGTGCCGTGTTCGTCGGGTGTGCGGTCCAGTTCGACCGTGCGGAAGCCGATGTGCCGCCGCCACGTGTCCAGCACGTCCTGCCCTGCGGAAAGCACCACCTCCAGCTCGTAGAGGGTCTGTTCGCCGTAGCCGCGCGGCCACCAGAGGGCGGGGTCCGGTACATCCAGCGTCAGGACCCCGCTCGTACCGGTGAAGTGCGCTTCGGCCCGGGCGCCGGCGACGGTCGCGAGGGCCGTCAGCCGGCGCCCGTCGCCTGCGACGGACCGCTCGACCTCGAGGTGCACCTCCACGCGCCCCGCTGCTTCTGCCAGGGTGACCATGGGACGTACCCGGGCGATGCGGGCCGTGGACCAGTGCTCCAGGCGGGCGGGACGCCAGATGCCGGCCGTGACGAGGGTGGGTCCCCAGTCCCAGCCGAAGCTGCAGGCCATCTTGCGGATGTACTGCGAAGGTGCCGGATACACGTTGGGACGGTCGCCGGTCCGTTCCCGCACGGCTTCGGCTGCCGTGTACGCGGACAGGAAGCGCACCGCCAGTTCACCGGACCGGCCGGTGACGTCGAAGCGGTAGGTCCGGTGCATGTTGTGTGTTCGGCCCAACTCGACACCGTCAAGCGTGATTTCGGTGGCCGTGTCGAGACCGTCGAAGACGAGGTCGGTGCGTTCGTGCGCGGTCGCCGCGCCGATGTGCGTCGAGTACGTCCACGGTCGCTCCCCCACCCAGGCGACGTCGAGTTCGTTGGTGCCGATGTACGGGTCCGGCAGCAGCCCCGCGGCCAGCAGGTCGGTGTGCACACAGCCGGGAACGACGGCGCTCAGCGCCTTCCCCTCGTGATGCAGACTCCACCCCTTCGAGAGCAGGGTGATGTCCTTCATGACGCAGCTCCCCTCGCTGGACCGTCGCCCGCCGTCCACGGACTACAGGCAAGCTAGGCCCTCCCTCGGAGCCCTGTCCATAGACCGGTTCAGTTCACCCATTCCGACTAGATCCTCTTGTCGCACGGCCCTGAGCACGGATGATGTCGCGTTGCCGCAAGCGCAGGATAACGATTACGCATCGAAGGAGAACCGTGAGCTTTACCGGTTCACTTGGCCGCTGCCATAGTGCCGCTCAGCCCACCTGGAAGCTCGAGCCGCAACCGTGGAAGGGAGCCGGGCACATGGCGAAGAAGCCTTTCTTGACCGCCGTGTTCACCGCTACGACACTGACACTCGCCGGATGCAGCGGTGCAGGGGCGCCGTCCGGAGAGGCTGCCAGCGCGCCGGCCGATCCCGGCAGCGTGTCCGGGGACATCACCGTTCTGACGCAGCGGACGGACCTGGTGCAGGACGGCACGATGAAGAAGTACGCCGCCGCGTTCAACAAGGTCTATCCGAAGGTGAAGGTGAAGTTCCAAGGCATCACCGACTACGAGGGGGAGGTCAAGATCCGGATGAACACGGAGAACTACGGCGACGTCCTCATGATCCCTGCCGCCATCTCCAAGGACGACTATCCCAAGTTCTTCGCCCCCCTGGGGAGCACCACTCAGCTCAGCAAGAAGTACCGGTTCACCGACAAGACCGGCGTGAACGGCAAGGTGTACGGCATCGCGAGCTTCGGCACCGCCAACGGCTTCGTCTACAACAAGGCCGTCTGGAAGAAGGCCGGCGTGACGCAATGGCCCGCCACTCCCGAGCAGTTCATCGCCGACCTGGGCAAGATCAAGGCGGCCACCGACTCGGTCCCGTACTACACGAACTTCAAGGACCTGTGGCCGCTGACCGCCTGGACCAACAGCCTGGGCTCGGTCAGCTGCGACCCGCAGTCGAGCAACAAGCTGGCCACGACCGACTCCCCGTGGGCGCCCGGCAGCGACCTGAACGTCATCGACACGCTGCTCTACGACATCGTGCACGACAAACTGTCCGAGAAGGACCCCACGACCACCAACTGGGAGAGCTCCAAGACCCTGATCGCCCAAGGGAAAGTCGCAAGCATGCAGCTGGGTTCCTGGGCCATCACCCAGATGCAGGACGCTGCGCGGAAGGCCGGCACCAACTCGGACGACATCGGCTTCATGCCCTTCCCCGCCCAGAAGAACGGCAAGTTCTGCGCCACCCTGCTGTCCGACTACCAGCAGGCTGTCAACGCTCACTCCAAGCACAAGGCTGCGGCCCGCGCCTGGATCGACTGGTTCACCGACAAGTCCGGGTACGCGCAGAACGAAGGGGCCGTATCAGCCCTCAAATCCGCGCCCATGCCGGACACGCTCAAGGCCTACACCGCCGCCGGCGTTCTGTTCGTGGAGCGCTCCGAGGCGGACACCGGGAAAGTCAACGCCATCGACGACGCCGCGGAGATAGGTCTGAGCAAGCCCGACTATCGCCAGAAACTGGTCGACCTGGCCCGCGGAGCGCAGAAAGGCAGTCTGGACGGCTTCCTTCGGGATCTCGACAAGCGGTGGAACGAGGCGAGGAAGACCACGGTTTCGTGAGGGTCCGCGCGGGGGCGACAGCGCGACGGCCGGCCTTTGCCGGTCTCCGCGCCCCTCGACGACGAAAGGCCGAGATGCCCGACACGACTCGCGCCCCTGCGGCGCACCTCACCCCGCCATCTCCGCGCCGCGCCATGGCCCGGGCGGCTCACGGAGCCCCGCTGCGTTCGTGGCGCTCGGCTCCGATGCACACGCTCACACCCTGGCTGTTCCTGCTGATCCCCGTCGGGCTGCTGATCACGTTCACCTATGTACCGGTGGGCAACATGATCTACTACAGCTTCACCGACTGGGACGGGGTGAGCCCTGAGCGCCATCTCACCGGCCTGCGGAACTACACGGACCTCTTCACCCGTCCTGAGCTGTTCCGTGTGTTCTTCGTCAGCCTCTACTATCTGGCGGCGTCCGCGGTCCAGATCGCCGCGGCGCTCTACTTCGCCACGGTCCTCAGTTTCGACCTGCGGCTGCGTAACCTCTTCAAGGGGATCCTGTTCTTCCCCTACCTGATCAACGGCGTGGCCATCGGGTTCGTCTTCCTGTACTTCTTCCAGGACGGCGGCACCCTCGACACCCTTTTGTCGTGGTTCGGAGCAGGCTCGGACCATGCCTGGCTCGGTGATCCCCGATCGGCGAACATCTCGTTGGCCGGCGTCTCGGTGTGGCGGTTCACCGGGCTCAACTTCGTGCTCTTCCTCGGCGCCATCCAGTCGATCCCCGGTGAGCTCTACGAGGCCGCGGAACTCGACGGAGCCAACCGGTGGAAGCAGTTCCGTCACCTGATCCTTCCCGGGATCCGGCCCGTCATCAGCCTCAGCGTCATCCTCGCCGTCTCCGGCTCACTGTCAGTGTTCGAGATCCCCTACGTCATGACCGGCGGCGCCACGGGCACCTCCACCTTCGTCATCCAGACCGTCAAGCTGGCCTTCCAGTTCAACAAGACAGGTCTGGCGTCAGCCGCCGCCGTCGTCCTGCTTCTCATCGTCCTGTTGATCACGTGGCTGCAGCGCCTCCTCGTACCCGACGACAACGTGGACCTGGTATGAGCAACCTCACCCACCGTTCCCAACGGCCCTTCATCGCCCGGACGTTCGTCTACGCCTCACTGGTCCTCGCCTCCCTCGTCGTCCTGATACCGCTCGCAGTCGTCCTCCTCACATCCTTGAAGACTCCGCGTGAAGCCGCCGACAGTGGCCGGGCGTTGAGCCTGCCCCACAACTGGCTCAACCTGCACAACTACGCCACCGCCTTCACCGACGGCCACCTGCTCATGGCACTCGGCAACACGGCCTTCATCCTTGGCTTCTCCATCACGGGCACAGTTCTGATCGGTTCCATGACCGCGTACGCCGTGGACCGCTTCGACTTCCGCGGCAAGAGGCTGGTAGTGGGCCTGTTCCTCATAGCCGCCCTCGTCCCCGGCGTGACCACCCAGGTGGCCACCTTCCAAGTGGTCAACAGCTTCGGCCTGTTCGACACCCGTCTGGCCCCCATCCTGCTGTACACGGGGACGGACATCGTGTCGATCTACATCTTCCTCCAGTTCATCAGAGGTATCCCCCGGTCCCTGGACGAGGCCGCCCGCATCGACGGCGCAAACGCACTGACCATCTACTGGAAGATCATCTTCCCGCTCCTGAAGCCGGCGGTGGCAACCGTCGTCATCGTCAAGGGGATCACCGTCTACAACGACTTCTACATCCCCTTCCTCTACATGCCCTCCGAGGAACTGGGCACAATGTCCACCGCCCTCTTCCGGTTCAAGGGCCCCTTCGGCGCTCACTGGGAGGAAATCTCCGCCGGCACAGTCCTGGTCATCCTGCCCACGCTCACCGTCTTCCTCTTCCTCCAGCGGTACATCTACAACGGCTTCGCCCGGGGAGCCACGAAGTAGACCGAGCTCGCGTGGCACACGCAGACTCAACTCGCCCAAGTCAACGCGAGCCGACCGTGGTTGGAAGCAGTGACAGCGCGGCACTCTGCCGCAGGCCACCGCCAGGATGAGACGACGAGAATCCCTGGACGTCACACTGACGGAACCCATGCTGGTGGTGGAAAAGGATCTCGGATTCACCGGTACCCATCGTGGATTGTCCGCGCGATGACCGGCGTGCAGGGCAGGTGGGGCCAGGGAACGGTCGGCAGCGCGACGATGACAACGAAGGATCCGTCGAAGCTGCGGCTACCATCTCGGCACCGTCAACCTGTCGCTCCAGGTTACGAAACCGGTCCATGGCGGCGATGTCGAGTATGAGCGCCACGGTCACGTCCAAGTACCGGTCTTCATTGGCACGCGGCAGCTCGACCAGAAGGCCAGAGGTCACCAAACGGGAGACCAACGGTCTGGGGGCGTTCGACGAGGTGGCTGCGTTCGAAACGGGATCCGGCGCGGACGACGGCGACGAGGTGAGGTGCTTGACCGCTCTCCAGCGCTCCTGGGCGGACTCGACGAGGTCACTGATCCAGTCCTGCGGCCGGAAGCACTCGGCGGAGCCCGAACCGGCTCCGCCTGCACTGCCGGCTGCCAGGACCTTCCGGCCAGGCGAGCACTCGACAGAACACGTCGCGACGTCTGCAGTGGAGTGCTGGGATGCCAGCTTCACGCTGTCAGTACGGCGGTAGCGGTAGCGATTACAAGCACAGCGGGGCAAGCTCCACAAGCTGGTCTGGCGCTGCTGAACGCACTACACGGCCGTGCGGGAAACTAGCCGAGAGGTGATCCAACACCGAGTCCCTGCTGGAGTATTGACCTACAGGGCAGAAGTGAGCAGCATACGATTGTGATCAAGCATCGTCCCGTAATTGCACAGGGCCATCATGGCAGTTGAACCACGACACGATGTGCGTCGGCTGCGTGTGCGTCTGCGCGGCTACATACTTGCCGTGTTAATCCTCGCCGGGTGGACGGTCATAGGTCACTGGTGGGTGCCTGAGCCGTGGTCAGCGAGCATAACGACCGTGGTCTTGATACTTGCGGCATTCGTGCTCACCGGCGAGATCCGCGCCTGGCGACTCCGTCGTAGCCACCGCATGTCCGACTAGTCAGAAGGTGCCCGTGCCCCACACCATCGCTGGCCGACGCCCCTGACCGCAGCCTGACGGCGGTTCATGTCGAGCAACTGGATGGTCTGCGGGCGCAGCCCCGCCGTTCCTGCCCCTGGTCACCGTGACCCCGGCGGCTCAGGGATCTTCCCCTTCGTACGGGAACCAGGCAATAGCCGGGCCGGGGAGAGTGGCCGCGTGCCACGACCGTGCCACTTCCTGCGGTCAGTCACGGTCAAGGACGGCCCGCCGCAGTCAAGATGCCCCGCTGAGCGGGGATGGCGCCACAACCGCAGTGACCTGGACGTCCTTCCGATCCACCACGTCCGCCCTTACAGCGCAGTGGTCGCGCGCTTCTTGGCAAGTCATGATCTGCCGATGGATGAGTACACAATGCCAACGCGCCGCCCCAACGTGCCGGGGCAGTCGCCGGAGGAGACCTGGGCGGCGACCGTTGCAGCCCTCCCCCTGGGGCCGCCATCGCAGGAGAGGTGATTGGACGCCAGCCCTTCGGCGTCTTTATCCGTGTCGACGGAGTTCCGGGCGCCGTGGCGCTAGCCGGGATCCTTGCCATTCCCGAGGTGATGGGATTGCCCGTGCTTGGGGCCTACGTCCGCGGTGAGGTCATCGCGTACACGGAGCACAATCACCAGGTGAGAGTTCAGCTGTACGTGCCTGGGACATCGCTCGGGTGATCACGTCCGGGCCGTCCCTGGGCCGTGCGAGGGCGCTCGGCAGTGACCGGCGGCGACAACCAGTGACAGATCAGCTACGAGCAGCGGCGGCGAACGGCCAGGTCACGCCCCCGGGACCGAACGGGTTTGAGGGCTGTCTTGCACGCGGTGCCGGTCGACCCCGAGGCAGCCGAGCAATGGGCGAAGGATCGCCTGACCAGCCGCTGAACGCTCTGGTCGGCTTCCAGCCCCCTCCGTGCCGCCTGCACCGGCCCCGCCGGCGGGCCGCGCTGCCCGGGCCCGCCGGCGAGGTGGCCAAGCCATGCAGGTCGTTCAGCCGCCGCCAGAGCCCAAGCCATAGAGCGCAGCGATGTCTTCGGACGTCGCCCACCGACTGTAGGTGGGCGACTGAGGCCATCCCTCGGGCGAATCCTGCCATTCCTCCTGCCGTCCGTACGGCAGGAGGTCGATCAGCGCGAAGGTGTGACTGAGCTGCTCAGTACCCCGACCGTTGGTGTGCCAGGTGCGATAGACGGAGTCGCCGTCGCGCAGGAACACGTTGACCGCGAATCCTCCGTCGGGCGGTGCGCCGACGTCGGCCCCGAACGAGCTGTTGGCAGTCGAGTACCACGTCATCTGGTTGCCGACCCGCTGCTTGTAGGCGAGTGCCTCTTTGATCGGGCCCTGGGTGACGATGACGAATCGCGCATCGTAGTTGTCCAGGAACCCCAGGCGGGTGTATTGCGAGGTGAACCCCGTGCAGCCCGAGCACTGCCAATCCTTGCCCGCGAACCACATGTGGTTGTAGACGATCAGTTGCCTCTTGCCTTCGAAGACGTCCGCCAGCCGAACGGGGCCGTCCTCGCCCTCCAGGGTGTAGTCGGGCATCTCGACCATCGGCAGGCGACGACGCTCGGCGGCGACGGCGTCAAGCTCCCGCGTCGCGGCCTTCTCCCGGGCTCGCAGCGCCTCGAGTTGGCGATCCCAAGTTGCGGCGTCGACGACGGGTGGTAGTGCGTGGGTAGTCATGGTCCCCTCACAGAGCTCGTGCGCAGCTTTCGCTTGTGCGGAGGTAGACCCCACCGGGCCCAGGAACTCATCGGTCGGCACAGGGGAATGCGACTGACGCGGTGGATCCACCGACGCACTCTGGCCGAGATCACCGCTGAAGAACTGGCGCGTCCTCGGCAACGAACCCACCGACCCGAAGTGGGCGTCCGCGCTGGTGAGGGCCCTGCTGGTACTGACGAACCGCGAAGTCGCCCGCTGACCGACCATCTGCCATAGCGCGCCATCGATGGTCGGCCGGACGGCTTCTCGATGCGATCCGGGCCTGGTGCAAGTTCGGTTGACTGGTTGTGCCGAGGTGAGTGGGACTGGTCAAAGCGGTCCGATGGACACCAGCGAGCCAAGTGGCTTGTCACGCAATCCGATTTGGCAGCACTTGTGTCACCGACTGGGGAAGGCTGCGCGACAGACCCGACAGTTCATTGGATCAGGTCGGTGTGTGGACTGCTCGGCAGAGGTCGGGCAGACGTGGAGCTGCATATTGTCCGTGCTGCCGACTTCGACGTTTGGTCGGCGCCGGTGCCTGGCCAGAGCGATGACGGGTCAAAGCACCGATCGTGGGTCGGCGTGGGTCCACCCGGGCCCTGAGTGGCCGGCTGGGCCACGGCAGGTACCGGCGGGCGGCTCCGCAAGGGCGTCCGCCGTGAGATAGCCGTTCCCGGTGTGAGGCCGAAGGCCACCGGAAGGGCCACGGGTCGCCGTCCGACGCCGGACCGTTGGCCCCGCCCCCGGCTCCGCAGCCGTATCCATTCTGGACGAGGGCCCGCGGGCGGTGAATTGCGTGCGGATCAGCGAGTGATCGAGATCGCGAAGGGCGTGAATCCGCTGGACCGAATCACGTGCGGTACGAACAGAATCGCGGCCTCCGTGGCGCGGGCGGTCTGGATCCCGCCGAGGTCGGTGATCCACTCCTTGCGCCAGCCGAGGTCGAGGAGCAGTTCGCGGACGGTCTGCTTGGCCTGCTGGTCGTCGCCGGAGAGGAAGGCATCGGGCGCCCGGGTGAGGGTGGCGGGCGCGGTCATCACCGGGAAGAGCATGGTGTTGAGTGTCTTGACGACGTGCGTTTCGGGGAGCGCTTCCTGGAGTTGCTCGGCAAGGCTTGAGCCGGGGTAGAGCAGGTCGGCAGGCAGTCCGTCGGGGCCGTCGACGGTGGCGTTGGAGACGTCGACGAGGATCTTGCCGCGCAGTTCCTCTCGCAGGGCGGCAAGCCGGTCGAGCGAGCCGGCGCCCGGGGTGGCGTTGATGACGATCCGGGCTGTCCGGGCAGCGTCGGCGGCGGCGCCTGGAGCGCGGTTCGCCACTGTCACCTCATGCCCTGCCCGGGTGAGGGCTGTGGCCAGGTTGCCGCCGACGCGGCCGTTTCCGAGAACTGCGATCGTGGTCATGGTGATCTGGTCCTTTCGTGCGTGCAGGTTGTGGTGCGTGGTCAAC
This genomic interval carries:
- a CDS encoding DUF899 domain-containing protein, whose amino-acid sequence is MTTHALPPVVDAATWDRQLEALRAREKAATRELDAVAAERRRLPMVEMPDYTLEGEDGPVRLADVFEGKRQLIVYNHMWFAGKDWQCSGCTGFTSQYTRLGFLDNYDARFVIVTQGPIKEALAYKQRVGNQMTWYSTANSSFGADVGAPPDGGFAVNVFLRDGDSVYRTWHTNGRGTEQLSHTFALIDLLPYGRQEEWQDSPEGWPQSPTYSRWATSEDIAALYGLGSGGG
- a CDS encoding NADPH-dependent F420 reductase is translated as MTTIAVLGNGRVGGNLATALTRAGHEVTVANRAPGAAADAARTARIVINATPGAGSLDRLAALREELRGKILVDVSNATVDGPDGLPADLLYPGSSLAEQLQEALPETHVVKTLNTMLFPVMTAPATLTRAPDAFLSGDDQQAKQTVRELLLDLGWRKEWITDLGGIQTARATEAAILFVPHVIRSSGFTPFAISITR